The Canis lupus baileyi chromosome 28, mCanLup2.hap1, whole genome shotgun sequence genome has a segment encoding these proteins:
- the CRH gene encoding corticoliberin isoform X2, with translation MRLPLLLSAGVLLVALLPCPPCRALLSRGPIPGARQAAQHPQPLDFFQLPPQPQQPQQPQARPVLLRMGEEYFLRLGNLNKSPAAPLLPASSPVAGGSGSRLSPDEAAANFFRALLQQLPLPRRQLDSPAGPAERGEENALGSRQETPERERRSEEPPISLDLTFHLLREVLEMARAEQLAQQAHSNRKLMEIIGK, from the coding sequence ATGCGgctgcccctgctcctgtccGCGGGCGTCCTGCTGGTGGctctcctgccctgcccaccaTGCAGGGCCCTGCTCAGCCGGGGGCCCATTCCGGGCGCCCGGCAGGCTGCgcagcacccccagcccctggattTCTTCCAGCTGCCGccgcagccccagcagccccaaCAGCCGCAGGCTCGGCCCGTCCTGCTCCGCATGGGGGAGGAGTATTTCCTCCGCCTGGGTAACCTCAACAAGAGCCCCGCTGCTCCCCTCCTGCCCGCCTCTTCACCTGTCGCTGGCGGCAGCGGCAGCCGCCTTTCGCCGGACGAGGCGGCCGCCAACTTTTTCCGCGCGTTGCTGCAGCAGCTGCCGCTGCCCCGCCGCCAGCTCGACAGCCCCGCTGGTCCCGCCGAGCGCGGGGAGGAGAACGCCCTCGGCAGCCGCCAAGAGACCCCGGAGAGGGAGAGACGATCCGAGGAACCTCCCATCTCGCTGGATCTCACCTTCCACCTCCTCCGAGAAGTCTTGGAAATGGCCAGGGCCGAGCAGTTAGCGCAGCAAGCTCACAGCAACAGGAAACTGATGGAGATTATTGGGAAATAA
- the CRH gene encoding corticoliberin isoform X1 — protein sequence MHREPDVGFDPGSPGSCPGPKAGTKPLHHPGIPASALNMRLPLLLSAGVLLVALLPCPPCRALLSRGPIPGARQAAQHPQPLDFFQLPPQPQQPQQPQARPVLLRMGEEYFLRLGNLNKSPAAPLLPASSPVAGGSGSRLSPDEAAANFFRALLQQLPLPRRQLDSPAGPAERGEENALGSRQETPERERRSEEPPISLDLTFHLLREVLEMARAEQLAQQAHSNRKLMEIIGK from the exons atgcaccgggagcccgacgtgggattcgatcccgggtctccaggatcgtgccctgggccaaaggcaggcaccaaaccgctgcaccacccagggatcccag CGAGTGCCCTTAACATGCGgctgcccctgctcctgtccGCGGGCGTCCTGCTGGTGGctctcctgccctgcccaccaTGCAGGGCCCTGCTCAGCCGGGGGCCCATTCCGGGCGCCCGGCAGGCTGCgcagcacccccagcccctggattTCTTCCAGCTGCCGccgcagccccagcagccccaaCAGCCGCAGGCTCGGCCCGTCCTGCTCCGCATGGGGGAGGAGTATTTCCTCCGCCTGGGTAACCTCAACAAGAGCCCCGCTGCTCCCCTCCTGCCCGCCTCTTCACCTGTCGCTGGCGGCAGCGGCAGCCGCCTTTCGCCGGACGAGGCGGCCGCCAACTTTTTCCGCGCGTTGCTGCAGCAGCTGCCGCTGCCCCGCCGCCAGCTCGACAGCCCCGCTGGTCCCGCCGAGCGCGGGGAGGAGAACGCCCTCGGCAGCCGCCAAGAGACCCCGGAGAGGGAGAGACGATCCGAGGAACCTCCCATCTCGCTGGATCTCACCTTCCACCTCCTCCGAGAAGTCTTGGAAATGGCCAGGGCCGAGCAGTTAGCGCAGCAAGCTCACAGCAACAGGAAACTGATGGAGATTATTGGGAAATAA